In a single window of the Streptomyces sp. NBC_00285 genome:
- a CDS encoding polyprenol monophosphomannose synthase, with amino-acid sequence MTYDLGGTRVTVVMPTYNEAPNLPRMAELVLGLPIDGLHLKVVDDSSPDGTGRIAEELAEKYNAHLPAGRRRMSVLHRTEKDGLGRAYVAGMSAALEEGAEYVVQMDADGSHPVEAVPRMLGTAMASGVGLVVGSRYVEGGSLDEEWGRHRVLLSRFANRYARTVLGTKIRDITAGFNLWSAATLRDIDLATLDSAGYSFQVELKFKAVRAGHSAVEIPIRFEERTEGVSKMSLATQLESALVPLRLRMRNRRD; translated from the coding sequence ATGACGTATGACCTGGGGGGTACCCGCGTCACCGTGGTGATGCCCACCTACAACGAGGCACCGAACCTGCCGCGGATGGCCGAGCTGGTTCTCGGGCTGCCGATCGACGGGCTGCACCTGAAGGTCGTCGACGACTCCAGTCCGGACGGCACCGGGCGGATCGCCGAGGAGCTCGCGGAGAAGTACAACGCCCACCTGCCCGCCGGGCGGCGCAGGATGAGTGTGCTGCACCGGACCGAGAAGGACGGGCTCGGGCGGGCGTACGTCGCGGGTATGAGCGCCGCTCTCGAGGAGGGCGCCGAGTACGTCGTGCAGATGGACGCCGACGGCAGCCACCCCGTGGAAGCGGTCCCACGCATGCTCGGCACGGCCATGGCGTCCGGGGTGGGCCTGGTCGTCGGCAGCCGGTACGTGGAGGGCGGCTCGCTGGACGAGGAGTGGGGCAGGCACCGCGTCCTGCTCTCCCGCTTCGCCAACCGCTACGCCAGGACCGTGCTCGGCACCAAGATCCGGGACATCACCGCGGGCTTCAACCTGTGGTCGGCCGCCACCCTGCGCGACATCGACCTCGCGACCCTGGACAGCGCCGGCTACAGCTTCCAGGTCGAGCTGAAGTTCAAGGCCGTGCGGGCCGGACACAGCGCGGTCGAGATACCGATCCGTTTCGAGGAGCGCACCGAGGGCGTCTCCAAGATGAGCCTCGCGACGCAGCTGGAGTCGGCGCTGGTGCCGCTGCGACTGCGAATGCGCAACCGACGGGACTGA
- a CDS encoding GtrA family protein, which produces MVSGRHALPSRWGKLYREIAKFGMVGASGFVVNLAVFNLVRTVTDWQTVRASVLATVVAIISNYLGLRYFAYRNRDQEDRNSRRKELTLFLLFSAIGLVIENSVLYATTYGLGWDSTLATNISKFLGIGVATLFRFWSYRTWVFRTTPGGRTADSRPEPVVPRPEPALSGSREKA; this is translated from the coding sequence ATGGTCAGCGGACGCCACGCGCTTCCCTCCCGGTGGGGGAAGCTGTACCGCGAGATCGCGAAGTTCGGCATGGTGGGTGCCTCGGGCTTCGTGGTCAATCTCGCGGTCTTCAACCTCGTCAGGACGGTCACGGACTGGCAGACCGTCAGGGCGAGCGTCCTGGCCACGGTGGTCGCGATCATCAGCAACTACCTCGGGCTGCGCTACTTCGCGTACCGGAACCGGGACCAGGAGGACCGCAACAGCCGGAGGAAGGAGCTGACGCTCTTCCTCCTCTTCAGCGCGATCGGCCTGGTCATCGAGAACTCGGTGCTCTACGCGACGACCTACGGCCTCGGCTGGGACAGCACGCTCGCCACCAACATCAGCAAGTTCCTCGGCATCGGCGTCGCGACCCTCTTCCGCTTCTGGTCCTACCGCACCTGGGTCTTCAGGACGACACCCGGCGGGCGGACGGCCGACAGCCGGCCCGAACCCGTCGTCCCACGCCCCGAGCCCGCCCTGAGCGGGTCCCGGGAGAAGGCCTGA
- the glmM gene encoding phosphoglucosamine mutase produces the protein MGRLFGTDGVRGVANADLTAELALGLSVAAAHVLAEAGSFEGHRATAVVGRDPRASGEFLEAAVIAGLASAGVDVLRVGVLPTPAVAYLTGVLGADLGVMLSASHNAMPDNGVKFLARGGHKLDDALEERIEAVYEEHRGGEPWERPTGAGVGRVREYTEGFDRYVAHLIAVLPNRLDGLKIVLDEAHGAAARVSPEAFSRAGAEIVTIGAEPNGLNINEGCGSTHLGLLKAAVVEHGADFGIAHDGDADRCLAVDHTGEEVDGDQIMAVIALAMRELGALRADTVVATVMSNLGFKLAMEREGLNIVQTAVGDRYVLEAMKEHGYALGGEQSGHVIILDHATTGDGTLTGLMLAARVASSGRSLKELASVMERLPQVLINVPDVDRSRVSTSGELATAVAEAERELGETGRVLLRPSGTEPLVRVMVEAADIDQARAVAGRLADVVKSALG, from the coding sequence GTGGGACGACTCTTCGGCACGGACGGCGTGCGCGGTGTCGCCAACGCGGATCTGACGGCCGAGCTGGCGCTCGGTCTGTCGGTCGCGGCGGCGCACGTGCTGGCCGAGGCGGGTTCGTTCGAGGGCCACCGTGCGACGGCGGTCGTCGGACGCGATCCGCGCGCGTCCGGGGAGTTCCTGGAGGCCGCCGTGATCGCGGGCCTCGCCAGTGCCGGCGTGGACGTCCTGCGGGTCGGTGTGCTGCCGACGCCCGCGGTGGCGTATCTCACAGGCGTGCTCGGCGCCGACCTCGGCGTCATGCTCTCCGCCAGCCACAACGCCATGCCCGACAACGGCGTCAAGTTCCTCGCGCGCGGCGGGCACAAGCTCGACGACGCGCTGGAGGAGCGGATCGAGGCGGTCTACGAGGAGCACCGGGGCGGTGAGCCCTGGGAGCGGCCGACCGGCGCCGGGGTCGGCCGGGTCCGTGAGTACACCGAGGGCTTCGACAGGTACGTGGCGCATCTGATCGCCGTACTGCCGAACCGGCTCGACGGGCTGAAGATCGTCCTCGACGAGGCGCACGGAGCGGCCGCGCGGGTGTCGCCGGAGGCGTTCTCGCGGGCCGGGGCGGAGATCGTCACGATCGGGGCCGAGCCGAACGGGCTCAACATCAACGAGGGCTGCGGGTCCACGCACCTCGGGCTGCTGAAGGCCGCCGTCGTCGAGCACGGTGCGGACTTCGGCATCGCGCACGACGGGGACGCGGACCGGTGCCTTGCCGTCGACCACACCGGCGAGGAGGTGGACGGCGACCAGATCATGGCCGTGATCGCGCTGGCGATGCGGGAGCTCGGTGCTCTGCGGGCCGACACCGTGGTGGCCACCGTCATGTCCAACCTCGGGTTCAAGCTGGCGATGGAGCGGGAGGGGCTCAACATCGTCCAGACCGCCGTCGGGGACCGGTACGTGCTGGAGGCGATGAAGGAGCACGGGTACGCGCTGGGCGGTGAGCAGTCCGGGCACGTGATCATCCTCGATCACGCGACCACCGGGGACGGCACGCTGACCGGGCTGATGCTGGCCGCCCGGGTGGCGTCGAGCGGGCGGTCGCTGAAGGAACTCGCCTCCGTCATGGAGCGGTTGCCGCAGGTGCTGATCAATGTGCCGGATGTGGACCGGTCGCGGGTCTCGACATCCGGGGAGCTGGCCACGGCCGTTGCCGAGGCCGAGCGGGAACTCGGCGAGACCGGGCGGGTGTTGCTGCGGCCGTCCGGGACCGAGCCGTTGGTGCGGGTCATGGTCGAGGCCGCGGACATCGATCAGGCTCGGGCTGTTGCCGGGCGGCTTGCCGATGTGGTGAAGTCGGCGCTCGGCTGA
- a CDS encoding glycosyltransferase family 39 protein has product MSPHAPAPYGGGYPDAPGGHDPYAEQGAYAGQGTYAGGQGGYAEPGTYGAPGQYADPGGYPGRQDSYAPEPAAPEPVDPQPPTDEPADEEPEGPKGGRLATAVVFLLPTALALALILRGIGDRQLWRDEHATWWAATLSLHDLSLLIRSIDVVFTPYYVLMHLWITLAGDSPTAMRIPGAVAMAASAGLLALLGRRLFTTQVGLLAGLAFAVVPVTTRYGQEIRPYAFAVAAVLLSTLLLARALDKPSFKVWVAYTLSVPLIGWSHLASMAVLGAHLVMILIARRDGDKIVGWAYAAACTLGLCFVLPTAISGSGQSGQIAWNNPVLKDLIDFPKNLFGAWAVAVPVMALGALGLFFAGRRALPLAVWIVLPPLATYATAAQLHLFLPRYLLFTAPAWVLLAAVAVVRIAGPVAGAKAGTGAAARRGFGWVLVAAAVAAIAFQSLPGIRETRHNALGEPDFRGAAQLIEAGQKKGDGIVFSGVMSERRAMDYELRDDAGRPRDTLMYRTPQELGSFGALECPDSARCLAKADRLWLVSTTPDGQPFSGMPKTTATAIQKSFKVVKTKKLQYLQLVLLERTRAATDDPSKDEDDAAKRKVHA; this is encoded by the coding sequence ATGAGTCCCCATGCCCCCGCTCCGTACGGTGGCGGGTACCCCGACGCCCCGGGCGGCCACGATCCCTACGCGGAACAGGGCGCCTACGCCGGGCAGGGCACGTATGCCGGCGGCCAGGGCGGCTACGCCGAGCCGGGCACGTACGGCGCTCCCGGTCAGTACGCCGATCCGGGCGGGTATCCGGGCCGGCAGGACTCGTACGCTCCCGAGCCCGCCGCTCCGGAACCGGTCGACCCGCAGCCACCCACGGACGAGCCGGCCGACGAGGAGCCCGAGGGCCCGAAGGGCGGGCGGCTTGCCACCGCGGTGGTCTTTCTGCTGCCCACGGCGCTCGCCCTCGCCCTGATCCTGCGCGGGATCGGCGACCGCCAGCTGTGGCGCGACGAGCACGCCACCTGGTGGGCGGCCACACTGTCCCTTCACGACCTGAGCCTGCTGATCCGCTCGATCGACGTCGTGTTCACGCCGTACTACGTGCTCATGCACCTCTGGATCACCCTCGCCGGGGACTCCCCGACCGCGATGCGCATCCCCGGTGCGGTGGCCATGGCGGCCTCCGCGGGCCTGCTGGCCCTGCTCGGGCGGCGGCTGTTTACCACACAGGTGGGACTGCTCGCGGGGCTTGCCTTCGCCGTCGTGCCGGTCACCACGCGGTACGGGCAGGAGATCCGCCCGTACGCCTTCGCGGTGGCCGCGGTACTGCTGTCGACACTGCTGCTCGCCAGGGCGCTGGACAAGCCGTCGTTCAAGGTGTGGGTCGCCTACACGCTGTCGGTGCCGCTGATCGGCTGGAGCCACCTTGCCTCGATGGCTGTCCTCGGCGCGCATCTGGTGATGATCCTCATCGCTCGGCGGGACGGCGACAAGATCGTGGGCTGGGCCTATGCCGCGGCCTGCACGCTGGGCCTGTGTTTCGTCCTTCCCACGGCGATCTCCGGCTCGGGGCAGAGCGGACAGATCGCCTGGAACAATCCGGTGCTGAAGGACCTGATCGACTTCCCCAAGAACCTCTTCGGGGCCTGGGCGGTGGCCGTGCCGGTCATGGCGCTCGGCGCGCTCGGGCTGTTCTTCGCGGGACGGCGTGCCCTTCCGCTGGCCGTCTGGATCGTGCTGCCGCCCCTGGCGACCTACGCCACCGCCGCGCAGCTGCACCTCTTCCTGCCGCGCTATCTGCTCTTCACCGCGCCCGCCTGGGTATTGCTGGCCGCCGTCGCCGTGGTGCGGATCGCAGGACCGGTGGCCGGGGCGAAGGCCGGTACGGGAGCGGCGGCGCGGCGAGGCTTCGGCTGGGTGCTCGTGGCGGCAGCGGTCGCCGCGATCGCCTTCCAGTCGCTGCCCGGCATCCGTGAGACCCGGCACAACGCACTGGGCGAGCCCGATTTCCGCGGCGCCGCCCAGCTCATCGAGGCCGGGCAGAAGAAGGGCGACGGCATCGTCTTCAGCGGTGTGATGTCCGAACGCCGGGCCATGGACTACGAACTGCGGGACGACGCCGGCCGCCCGCGCGACACGCTGATGTACCGCACCCCGCAGGAACTGGGGTCGTTCGGGGCGCTCGAATGCCCGGATTCCGCGAGGTGCCTGGCCAAGGCCGACCGACTGTGGCTCGTGTCGACGACGCCCGACGGGCAGCCGTTCAGCGGCATGCCGAAGACGACGGCGACCGCGATCCAGAAGAGCTTCAAGGTCGTGAAGACCAAGAAGCTGCAATACCTCCAGCTCGTGCTCCTCGAAAGGACACGCGCGGCGACGGACGACCCGTCCAAGGACGAGGACGACGCCGCCAAGCGCAAGGTGCATGCCTGA
- the rplM gene encoding 50S ribosomal protein L13, with product MRTYSPKPGDVTRQWHVIDAQDIVLGRLATTAANLLRGKHKPTYAPHMDMGDFVIIINADKVHLSGNKKTQKLAYRHSGFPGGLRSVRYDELLSKNPEKAVEKAIKGMIPKNTLGRQMLSKLKVYRGDVHPHAAQQPVPFEITQVAQ from the coding sequence GTGCGTACATACAGCCCCAAGCCCGGCGATGTGACTCGCCAGTGGCATGTCATCGACGCTCAGGACATCGTCCTGGGCCGTCTGGCTACCACTGCCGCGAACCTCCTCCGTGGCAAGCACAAGCCGACCTATGCCCCGCACATGGACATGGGCGACTTCGTCATCATCATCAACGCCGACAAGGTTCACCTGTCCGGCAACAAGAAGACCCAGAAGCTGGCGTACCGCCACTCCGGCTTCCCGGGTGGTCTGCGCTCCGTCCGTTACGACGAGCTGCTGTCGAAGAACCCCGAGAAGGCCGTCGAGAAGGCCATCAAGGGCATGATCCCCAAGAACACCCTGGGCCGTCAGATGCTGTCGAAGCTGAAGGTCTACAGGGGCGACGTGCACCCGCACGCTGCGCAGCAGCCGGTGCCGTTCGAGATCACCCAGGTCGCGCAGTAG
- the rpsI gene encoding 30S ribosomal protein S9 yields MAETTVEQPVEETETELVDIESYTTESEVPVEGEYTSESLAGRFGDPQPAAGLGRRKNAIARVRIVPGTGKWKVNGRTLEDYFPNKVHQQEVNEPFKVLELDGRYDVIARISGGGVSGQAGALRLGVARALNEADVDNNRAALKKAGYLRRDDRAVERKKAGLKKARKAPQYSKR; encoded by the coding sequence GTGGCCGAGACCACTGTTGAGCAGCCGGTCGAAGAGACCGAGACCGAGCTCGTCGACATCGAGAGCTACACCACCGAGTCCGAGGTCCCCGTCGAGGGTGAGTACACCTCGGAGTCCCTCGCCGGCCGCTTCGGCGACCCGCAGCCGGCCGCCGGCCTGGGCCGCCGCAAGAACGCCATCGCGCGCGTTCGCATCGTGCCCGGCACCGGCAAGTGGAAGGTCAACGGGCGCACGCTCGAGGACTACTTCCCGAACAAGGTCCACCAGCAGGAAGTCAACGAGCCCTTCAAGGTGCTCGAGCTCGACGGCCGCTACGACGTCATCGCCCGCATCTCGGGTGGCGGCGTCTCCGGTCAGGCCGGTGCCCTGCGCCTCGGCGTGGCCCGCGCGCTGAACGAGGCCGACGTGGACAACAACCGCGCCGCCCTCAAGAAGGCCGGTTACCTCCGCCGCGACGACCGTGCGGTCGAGCGCAAGAAGGCCGGTCTCAAGAAGGCCCGCAAGGCCCCGCAGTACAGCAAGCGTTAA
- the coaA gene encoding type I pantothenate kinase, with protein sequence MPRSAHRHKPEATPYVDLTRSEWSALREKTPLPLTADEVEKLRGLGDVIDLDEVRDIYLPLSRLLNLYVGATDGLRGALNTFLGEQGSQSGTPFVIGVAGSVAVGKSTVARLLQALLSRWPEHPRVELVTTDGFLLPTRELQARGLMSRKGFPESYDRRALTRFVADIKAGKDEVTAPVYSHLIYDIVPDQRLTVRRPDILIVEGLNVLQPALPGTDGRTRVGLADYFDFSVYVDASAEDIERWYLNRFRKLRATAFQDPESYFRKYTQVSEEEAVDYAGTLWRTINKPNLVENIAPTRGRATLVIRKGQDHKVRKLSLRKL encoded by the coding sequence ATGCCCCGGAGCGCCCACCGGCACAAGCCGGAGGCGACTCCCTACGTCGATCTCACCCGCTCCGAGTGGAGCGCGCTGCGGGAGAAGACGCCGTTGCCGCTCACCGCGGACGAGGTGGAAAAGCTGCGCGGTCTCGGTGACGTCATCGACCTCGACGAGGTGCGGGACATCTACCTCCCGCTGTCCCGGCTCCTCAACCTGTACGTCGGCGCCACGGACGGTCTCAGAGGCGCCCTGAACACCTTCCTGGGCGAACAGGGCTCCCAGTCGGGCACGCCGTTCGTCATAGGGGTCGCCGGTTCGGTCGCCGTCGGCAAGTCGACCGTCGCCCGTCTCCTCCAGGCGCTTCTCTCCCGCTGGCCCGAGCACCCCCGCGTGGAACTGGTGACGACCGACGGCTTCCTGCTGCCCACCAGGGAGCTCCAGGCTCGCGGGCTCATGTCGCGCAAGGGGTTCCCGGAGTCGTACGACCGCCGCGCGCTGACCCGGTTCGTCGCCGACATCAAGGCCGGCAAGGACGAGGTCACCGCCCCCGTCTACTCCCACCTGATCTACGACATCGTCCCCGACCAGCGGCTCACCGTCCGCCGCCCCGACATCCTGATCGTCGAGGGCCTGAACGTCCTGCAGCCCGCCCTCCCCGGCACGGACGGCCGCACCCGCGTCGGTCTCGCCGACTACTTCGACTTCAGCGTGTACGTCGACGCGAGCGCCGAGGACATCGAGCGCTGGTATCTCAACCGTTTCCGCAAGCTCCGCGCGACGGCCTTCCAGGACCCCGAGTCGTACTTCCGCAAGTACACCCAGGTGTCGGAGGAGGAGGCCGTCGACTACGCCGGCACCCTGTGGCGCACCATCAACAAGCCCAACCTGGTCGAGAACATCGCCCCCACCCGAGGCCGCGCCACCCTCGTCATCCGCAAGGGCCAGGACCACAAGGTGCGCAAGCTGAGCCTCCGCAAACTCTGA
- the glmS gene encoding glutamine--fructose-6-phosphate transaminase (isomerizing) yields MCGIVGYVGSQSALDVVMAGLKRLEYRGYDSAGVAVLADGGLAAAKKAGRLVNLEKELVDRPLPAGPTGIGHTRWATHGGPTDANAHPHLDNAGRVSVVHNGIIENFAALRAELEERGHSLVSETDTEVVAHLLAEEFSVTADLADAMRLVCRRLEGAFTLVAVHADAPDVVVGARRNSPLVVGVGEGEAFLASDVAAFIAHTRSAIELGQDQVVELRRDGVTVTGFDGLPADVRSFHVDWDASAAEKGGYDYFMLKEIAEQPKAVADTLLGRIDAAGSLTLDEVRISDAELREVDKVVIVACGTAFHAGLIAKYAIEHWTRIPCEVELASEFRYRDPILGPRSLVIAISQSGETMDTLMALRHAREQGSKVLAICNTNGSTIPRESDAVLYTHAGPEVAVASTKAFLTQLVACYLVALYLGQVRGTKWGDEISAVIRDLSRISCEVERVLETMEPVRELARSLADKNTVLFLGRHVGYPVALEGALKLKELAYMHAEGFAAGELKHGPIALIEEDLPVVVVVPSPRGRSVIHDKIVSNIQEIRARGARTIVIAEEGDEAVVPYADHLIRIPATPTLLQPLVATVPLQVFACELATARGNEVDQPRNLAKSVTVE; encoded by the coding sequence ATGTGCGGAATCGTGGGATACGTGGGGTCGCAGTCGGCGCTCGATGTCGTGATGGCCGGGCTGAAGCGGCTGGAGTACCGGGGGTACGACTCGGCGGGTGTCGCCGTGCTCGCCGACGGCGGGCTGGCGGCGGCCAAGAAGGCCGGGAGGCTGGTCAATCTGGAGAAGGAGCTGGTGGACCGGCCGCTGCCGGCGGGGCCCACCGGGATCGGGCACACCCGCTGGGCCACGCACGGCGGACCGACGGACGCCAACGCGCATCCGCATCTGGACAACGCCGGCCGGGTGTCGGTCGTCCACAACGGGATCATCGAGAACTTCGCGGCTCTGCGGGCCGAGCTGGAGGAGCGGGGGCACTCGCTCGTCTCCGAGACCGACACCGAGGTCGTCGCGCATCTGCTCGCCGAGGAGTTCTCGGTGACCGCCGACCTCGCGGACGCGATGCGGCTGGTGTGCCGGCGGCTGGAGGGGGCGTTCACGCTGGTCGCCGTGCACGCGGACGCGCCGGACGTCGTGGTCGGCGCCCGGCGGAACTCGCCGCTCGTGGTGGGGGTGGGGGAGGGGGAGGCATTCCTCGCCTCCGATGTCGCCGCGTTCATCGCGCACACGCGGTCCGCGATCGAGCTGGGCCAGGACCAGGTCGTGGAGCTGCGCAGGGACGGGGTGACCGTCACCGGCTTCGACGGGCTGCCCGCCGACGTCCGCTCGTTCCACGTCGACTGGGACGCCTCCGCCGCCGAGAAGGGCGGCTACGACTACTTCATGCTCAAGGAGATCGCCGAGCAGCCGAAGGCGGTCGCCGACACCCTCCTGGGCCGTATCGACGCGGCCGGTTCGCTCACGCTGGACGAGGTGCGGATCAGCGACGCCGAGCTGCGGGAGGTGGACAAGGTCGTCATCGTCGCCTGCGGTACGGCCTTCCACGCGGGGCTCATCGCGAAGTACGCCATCGAGCACTGGACCCGTATCCCCTGCGAGGTGGAGCTGGCGAGCGAGTTCCGCTACCGGGACCCGATCCTCGGACCGCGCTCCCTCGTGATCGCCATCTCGCAGTCCGGGGAGACCATGGACACCCTCATGGCGCTACGGCACGCCCGTGAGCAGGGTTCCAAGGTGCTGGCGATCTGCAACACCAACGGGTCGACGATCCCCCGGGAGTCCGACGCGGTGCTGTACACGCACGCCGGGCCCGAGGTCGCCGTGGCGTCGACGAAGGCGTTCCTGACGCAGCTCGTGGCGTGCTACCTGGTGGCGCTGTACCTGGGGCAGGTGCGCGGGACCAAGTGGGGCGACGAGATCTCCGCCGTCATCCGCGACCTCTCACGGATCTCCTGCGAGGTCGAACGGGTGCTGGAGACCATGGAGCCGGTGCGGGAGCTGGCGCGGTCGCTGGCCGACAAGAACACCGTGCTGTTCCTCGGGCGGCACGTCGGGTATCCGGTGGCGCTGGAGGGCGCGCTGAAGCTGAAGGAACTCGCCTACATGCACGCCGAGGGCTTCGCGGCGGGGGAGTTGAAGCACGGGCCGATCGCGCTGATCGAGGAGGATCTTCCGGTCGTGGTGGTGGTGCCGTCGCCCCGGGGGCGGTCGGTGATCCACGACAAGATCGTGTCCAACATCCAGGAGATCCGGGCCCGGGGCGCGCGCACGATCGTGATCGCGGAGGAGGGGGACGAGGCGGTGGTGCCGTACGCCGATCACCTGATCCGGATCCCCGCGACCCCGACGCTGCTTCAACCGCTGGTGGCCACGGTGCCGTTGCAGGTGTTCGCGTGCGAGCTGGCGACCGCCCGGGGCAACGAGGTGGACCAGCCCCGGAACCTCGCGAAGTCGGTCACTGTGGAGTAG
- a CDS encoding DUF389 domain-containing protein, translating into MLHLRLITPAEKTDDVVRLIEKTVGTAHLVVLPGVARNPAGDVVMCDAAREAGDELIGGLRELGLDRTGSIAVENIDLSLSKRADKAEDEAPGEGADAVLWEHLAEATHEESTLSITYLAFLTLATMIAACGVVLDNAILIVGAMAVGPEFGPLAGISTAVVQRRPRLAVRSLVALLVGFAVAMAATVGFTWFMDALNLFHKADLEGHRPNTAFVYAPDPFSFVVAVLAGIAGTLSLTSAKSGALVGVAISVTTVPAAANAAIALAYGDTNQTAGSTNQLLLNLLGIVMAGTLTLLCQKWLWKKS; encoded by the coding sequence ATGCTGCATCTGCGCCTGATCACACCGGCCGAGAAGACCGACGACGTGGTCCGTCTGATCGAGAAGACGGTCGGCACCGCACATCTCGTCGTGCTGCCGGGCGTCGCCCGCAACCCCGCGGGCGACGTCGTGATGTGCGACGCGGCCCGTGAGGCCGGCGACGAACTCATCGGCGGACTGAGGGAGTTGGGCCTCGACAGGACCGGCTCCATCGCCGTCGAGAACATCGACCTGTCGCTCTCCAAGCGCGCCGACAAGGCCGAGGACGAGGCACCCGGCGAGGGCGCGGACGCGGTGCTGTGGGAGCACCTGGCGGAGGCGACGCACGAGGAGTCGACGCTCTCCATCACGTACCTGGCCTTCCTCACGCTGGCCACGATGATCGCGGCCTGCGGTGTGGTGCTGGACAACGCGATCCTGATCGTGGGCGCGATGGCGGTGGGCCCGGAGTTCGGCCCGCTGGCCGGTATCAGCACGGCGGTCGTCCAACGCCGTCCCCGCCTCGCGGTGCGCTCGTTGGTCGCGCTGCTGGTGGGCTTCGCGGTGGCGATGGCGGCGACGGTCGGCTTCACGTGGTTCATGGACGCCCTGAACCTCTTCCACAAGGCCGACCTGGAGGGCCACCGCCCCAACACCGCCTTCGTGTACGCCCCGGACCCCTTCTCCTTCGTCGTGGCGGTCCTGGCGGGCATCGCGGGCACCCTGAGCCTGACGTCGGCGAAGTCGGGCGCCCTGGTGGGAGTGGCCATCTCGGTCACCACCGTCCCGGCGGCCGCGAACGCGGCGATCGCCCTGGCCTACGGCGACACGAACCAGACGGCCGGCTCGACGAACCAGCTCCTGCTGAACCTGCTCGGCATCGTCATGGCAGGCACTCTTACGCTGCTCTGTCAGAAATGGCTCTGGAAGAAGTCTTAG